TAATGTAAGAAAATTGCGTCCTTTTAAATCCATAAGACACCTCACAAACAATTATGAAAGCATTATTATAACAGAAAGAAAAAAATTAAACTAGAGTAAAATTCTTAAGTCACATTAATCTAATAATTCATAAGCTTAAAAATATCTGAAATTAATATATCCGGATTATTAATCATGATTTTTAACACTTTTATATAATCATCTATAAAACGAAGAATAGTTTCTTTTTTATAGCAATCTGTTCTGTAACATAACTGTATAGCGGAAGTATCCTTTCGAGCAAAAAAAGAAAGAAAAATATTTTTTTGAGAATCTGTATAGCTGATTGGAGTTATCTTACATACTTTGTCATCTAGTTTGATATTAGAAATCATTTCATTTTGATAAACGAACGAAAATTCAGAAACTTCTTTGTAATCAATTCCTAATTCAGGAATCAATTTTCGCATATTAACATTCTGATGCTTTAACACTTCTTTATGATATAAAAAGATTTCTGCAAGAAACTCTCTTACTGTTTTTTCAGGATTAATTGTATAGCGTAAATAAACAGCTGTCGTAAAAAGACCTATAGCCCTGAAATTTTTTGAATTCCTAGAACAAACATTAGTATTTGAATAAACTGTTGAATCTTTTGTTATCATAGAAATCAAAATATGAAAAGCTGCCGTAGTAAAATTAAATGGTGTTACACATGCGAGTCTGGAAGTTTCTTTTATTTTTTTCATAAAATCTGAATCTATATAACGATATTCAGTAACACAAGGACCAAATTCAGGAATTGATTTATCATTGAAATCATATTTCAAAAAAGTTTTTTTAAGATTTTTGGGAAAGAATTGTTTATAAAATTCGCCATTAATTTTATAAACCTCGTCAGAAACAATCAGATTTTCAACATCTTCACCCTTCGACTTTATTTCATTTCCTTTATAAAACTCATTTAATTCATGAAAAAAGATTCCTAATGAGACACCATCTACAAAAAAATGACTAAAATCTGCATAAACTGTATTCTCAAAAACAGAGATACGAAAAGAAGGTCCCTTACTCAAATCAAAAGGTATAGCAAAATTACTACAAAAAGGTTCTCTTAATCTTGTAATTGTAATGGGAGTATATTTGTGAACAATCTGAAATAAAATATCATTTTCAATAACAAATGAACTTCTTAAATTTGCGTGACGTTGGACAATTTTATTTATTGCCAGTTCTAATCTATCAACATCTAATCCTTCACAAGAAAAAACAATTGGAAGATTATATTCTGTTGTATCAGGATTTTCTAAAATGAGTTTAACATAAGCCTTAAATCTTTGATCACCTTTAAACTTTTTTTCAATATCTTTCATTTTTTACCTCAATCCACTTTGCAATCGACACAAAATCGCATCGATTGCTTTTATGGAAAATAAATATGTATAGTACGCTTGTGCATACTATGCATCAATTTCTTTTGCAAGGTTATGTACAATAAAATCACGGCGTTCCGGAGTATTGTTACCCATATAGAACTTAAGAACCTGAGGAACATTCTTAAGAGACTGTATTGTAACCTGAGTCAAATGCATTCCCTTGTCTTCACTTTCACCTTCTTTACGAGGGAAAATAAACTGGCCGAACTCACTAGGGTTAATTTCACCAAGTCCCTTGAATCGGGTTACCTCGGCAGATTTTCCCATTTTGGCAAGTTCTTTATCACGGCTCTCTTCACTGTAACAATAAACGGTTTTTGTTTTATTTCGAACGCGGAAAAGCGGAGTTTCCAAAATATAAACATGTCCTGTCAAAACAAGTTCTTCAAAGAAAAGCAGTAGATAAGTCATAACAAGATTTCTGATATGGAAACCGTCGTTATCGGCATCGGTTGCGATGATGATTTTATCGTAACGGAGACCTTCAATATCTTTCTGAACACCAAGACTGAAGGTAAGGTTTTTCAATTCCTCATTTTCAAAGAGCGCAGATTTCTTACGGCCATACATATTTTCCGGCTTACCGCGTAGAGAGAAAATTGCCTGATAAGAAACATCGCGGCTGCCGACCATTGAACCAGTCGCAGAATCTCCCTCAGTAATGAAAATCATAGAGTTAGCGCCCTTCTCTCCATCCTGAAGATGATAACGACAATCCTTAAGTTTCTGAATCTTGAGCATAACAGATTTCTCTGCTTCACGAATCTGCTTTTCTGTTACGCTGTTAATTTCGTTGCGGGCTTTCTGATTTTTGATAATTTTATCTTCGAGAGCACCGGCTACATCAGGATTGTGGCGGAGCCAGTCATCAACGGCAGCCTGAACTTCCTTAATGATTGGAGCACGGATTTCTACGTTACCAAGCTTGTTCTTTGTCTGACTGGTAAACATTGGATTATCAAGACCGATTTTGAGAGCACAGATAAGTCCACCACAGACATCCTTTTCATCATATTCTTTTTTGAAGAATGAGTTTACACCTTTTGTAACACCATCAAGGAAGGAAGTAACGTGTGTACCACCGTCTTCTGTGCTCTGGCCGTTTACGAAAGAATAAACAAATTTATCGAGAGAGTTTGTATGTGTAAGAACAAACTCTAAGTTTTCACCTTTATAGCTGAAAATTTTATAGAGAGCCTTACCCTCTCCGTCCATTTCATGAACGAGAAGATCCTGAATACCATTCTGACTGATATATTCCTGCCCATTACATTTAAGCATGAGTCCAGGATTTAGATAGGCATAATTCCAGAGTCTCTTTTCTACATACTCCATGTTGAAGTTATATTTTCCGAAAAGCTCAGTATCTGGTTCAAATTCAAGATAAGTTCCGTTTGGAACACCAGGCTTTGCAGCACCTGTTTTTCCGCTGATTTTTTCACCTTTTGCGAATTCAACAACGGCCATTTTTCCGTCACGTATTGAAGCAGCACGGAAATAAGAAGAAAGTGCATTAGTAGCCTTGATTCCGACACCGTTCATACCGATTGCCTGCTTGAATACGTTGTTGTTATATTTTGCACCGGTGTTTACGTTGGAAACACAATCTTCGAGTTTTCCAAGAGGAATACCGCGCCCGTAGTCACGGATTTTTACGCGGCCTTCCTTAATTTCAATATCAATTTTTTTACCGAAGCCTTGAGAGAACTCATCGACAGAGTTATCGATTCCTTCCTTAAGAAGAATGTAAATACCGTCGTTTTCGTTTGAACCGTCACCGAGGGAACCGATATACATACCAGGGCGCAGACGTATGTGTTCAAGACCTTCGAGGTGCTGAATAGAATTTTCATCGTAAACTGCTGGTGAAGCAGGTGTCTTAGAAGTTTTTGTTGAAGCTGCTTTTGGCTTTGCTGCAGTTGTCTTAGCCGGAGCTTGTGCTGCTGTTGAAGTTTTAACGGCAGCAGTCGTTTTGGATGGAGTTTTCTTTACTGTAGCTTTTTCTGAAGTAGAAGCAGTTTTTGCAGCAGTTTTTGTAACTGTTGACTTTACAGCAGTTGCTTTTGCAGCCGTAGGCTTTGCAGCGGCAGTTTTTGACGCACTTGTCTTAGCCGGAGCTTTAGCTGCGTTTGTCTTTGTTGCTGCTGGTTTTGCAACTGTTTTCGAAGTAGTCTTTGCAGTTGTTTTAACTGTTGTTGATTTTTTTGCAGTTGAAGTTTTTTTAGCTGCAGCTTCTTCTGCAGCCTGCATAGCGGCAATACGTGCCGACAAACCTGTCTTTTTTTCTGACATTTTGATCCCACCCAAAAATGTAATTAATAAATTCTATTATGAGATTTGCGTAAAGTCAAGAGGTCTTATTAAACATACTGATAGTAAACATACGTAAACAGTCTTCATTTTTTCTACATAATTAAGACTGTTTGTCTGCTATTATACATTTAAAAGTTTATGAAGTTCATTAAGAATGCGTTTTTTGTCTGTAGTCCAGCTGGGAGCTATAAGGAGTGATTTCGGGGGATCGCCTGTGAGGCGGTGAATTATACAGTTTTCCGGAAGCAGCGGAAGGGCTTTTTTTAGAAGACTGAAATAGACTTCTTTGGAAACAGGCTGATATTCGTTTCTTTCATACATTGCAGCAAGATGCGTATTTTTTAGTATATATAGGCTGGTGATTTTTATACCGAATGGAATAACTCGATTTTTTTCATCTGTCTCAAACACCTTTGATGCATGACGAACTACAAATCTTACAGAGTTCAGCATATCTTCTTCGCTCTCGTTTGTGAGGCCGAAAATAAGATGAGTAACTATGTGAATTTGAGGTGCTGTTTCGCGGATGCGGTACACAGCTTCAATATAATCTTCGTTAGTGTAGCAGCGATTTATTAGGCGGCCGGTCTTTTCGTTACTTGTCTGGAGGCCTAACTCTATCTGGACAAAATGAGTTCGGGAGATTTCAGCCAGTCCTTGTAAAATTGCTGGACTCAGACAGTCCGGGCGGGTGGCTACAGCAAGCCCCACTACTCCCTCGCAGGACAGGGCTTCCCGATATTTTTCAAGCAATTCCACGGGGTCGCCATAAGTAGAAGTAAAACTCTGAAAATAAACTATGAACTTTCCCCGTCGCTCCCCACTCCTGCCCCGCAGTTTTGATTCAACAAGCTTTTTCCCTTGCTCTATCTGGTCTGGAATTGACAGCTTTCGGCTGGCTACAAAATCTCCACTGCCCGCCTGCGAGCAGAAAATGCAGCCGCCAGTCCCTTTTGTTCCGTCGCGGTTTGGACAGGTGCAACCGGCATCCAGAGAAATCTTATAAGTCTTGCAGCCGAAAACTGACTGGTAAAAATCGGAAAGTGTCTGCATGAATCTTATTATATTGGAAGTGCATTATAATAAACAGATGCTGAAACAAGTTCAGAATATCAGAAGAAATCATTTCAGCATGACCATAAATTACAATGAAAATTCGGCAACTCGTGCATTCAATCCGGCAAGTTGCGAAAAAGCCCCTTCTTTTCTGTATTTTTCTATTATATATTCTGCGGCGGAGGTTGTTATGAAAAGCAACAAAACTTTTAAGTATGTAATGTATGTTACTCTGGTTCACTGTCTGACTTATTTTATCTGCGGTGTATTTTTTTCGAACGTGCTGCGCTACAGCTGGTGGTGGCAGCAGCCGGTAGTTTGTGACTATTTCAGAGATTTCGGCGGAACAGCAAATGCCCTTGGCCCTTTTGTTCAGATTATCAGAGGACTTTTATTTGCCTTTGTTCTTCTTCCCTTCCGGGAATTCTTTAAGGGCAGGAAATACGGCTGGCTTTTTATGTGGCTTCTGTTTCTCGGAATAGGAATTATTGGTCCAATGTCATCTGCTCCTTCCTCAATCGAAGGGATGGTTTACTCAAAGCTTCCACTTGCCTTTCATTTTGTCGGCTGGCCGGAAATCATGATCCAGACTCTGCTCTTTTGTATTTTAGTCTGCAGATACATTAACAGGATTGAAGAAAAAAAATCAATTTTTCAGAATCCTCTTTTACTGGGAGCTCTTCTGTCAATTGGGGCATTTTTTGTTTACACGATTGTTTCAATCATTTTTGCTATTGTTCAAAAGGTCGAGATAAATACAGAACGCGCAGAACTCAAAAACATGCTGCAGTTTTTTCTGCCTGTAATTCTTGTCTTTGTGATGGCAATAATCCAAAAGCCAAAACTGATTTTCAGAACCCTCATTCTCTATGCCGGCTCTGTGCTTATTTTTGCTCTTTATCAGGGACTTGTTTTGAAGGACATGAATTTGATTTACGATTTTGCAGCTCCAGTGCTACCCGCTCTTGTTTATTATTGGGTTGGTTTGATGCGGGAAAAATCTTACCTGAAATCTGAAAAGTCTGATACAATAGAAGAATGAAAATAACGATTCAGACAGATGCTTCTGTTCAGGAAACTACACTGAACATTACCTGCCGGGAAATAACTCCTGAACTGGAGCGTCTTATTGAAGCTTTACGCGTTACAGATAAAAAGCTTTCTGTAAAGGTCAACGGCGAAATTCATCTGATTGATTTAAAAGCAATTTTATATGTAGAAACTGTTGAGCGCTGCACCTTTATTTATACAGAGGATGGAGTTTTTGAAACCGCACTTCGACTGTATGAGCTTGAAGCAATGTTGGCAGAGCACAATTTTTTCCGCATCAATAAGTCTACCCTTTTGAATCTGAATAAAATAGAAAGTCTTAAATCTGATATTGACCGCAAAATTCGTGTAAGACTCAAAAATGGATATCAGCTGATAATTTCGCGCGCTTATTCTGAAGAGTTTAAATCAAAGATAGGAGTTCGTTAATATGAAAAAACGCCTGGTATCATTTATAGAAAGCTTATTAAAAATCTTTGCCGTAATTATTCTGATGTTTGCAATTGCGACAGTACTTATAGGAAAAGAAGCAGAATCATTTCCAAATCTTTTTATGACTGAAAATAAAGGAATTGCAATAACAACTTTCTTTCAGCTTTTTGCATTTTCTTTTTTTATATGTGTATTGAGACTTGTTTTTTTCACAGATGTATTTCTTAAAAAAACAAATCTGATACTCAGAAATATATTCTTTTTTGTTTTGACCATCGTAGTTTTTGTGATTATTGCATTAATCTGCCATTGGATTCCAGACAGACTTCTTATCTGGATTCTTGTTCTCGCATCTTACTCGCTGAGCACTGTAATAAGCATTCTGATTACACATTTCTTTACTAAAAAAGAAGATGAAAAACTCAATGATGCGCTGGCGAAGATTCAGGAAAGAAGTAAAGAATAAGCTTTGATTATGGAAGTCCTTAAAAATGTCGGGGTACCGCGGTAGACTAAACTAACACAAAGTTTTTAGCGCGGCAAGATTATTCAAAATATTATGGAAGATTTCAAAGCTCTTTGGTGTAAGAGAAGCAAGATTGTCGCCCGGAGTGTGAAGGAGCTGCCAGGTCTGAGGTTGCTGGCCCTGAGTGGCGGCAGTGACTTCCAGCGAAGGCAGCATTGTGATGGCCACGGCTGGAATACCATTTGCGATAAAGCTAGCGTTGTCGGAATAGTTACAGGGCAGACAAAACCAGCGGCCATTTGCCGAGGTCTGCAGGAGAGTTGCGGCACGCTGCTCGAGAGCGCTGAAATCTTTTACAAAGCTGGCAGATATCTTAGGCGGAAGAATTGTCTGAGTGAGAATCGGAACGTCGCCGCGTCCCATGCAGTCGAATACGAAGATGTCGTCGTTCGTGATGCCGAGGCGGCGGAACACTTGAGCTAGGGGGAAGGCGCCTTGTTCTGCGACGCCGCCCGCCGCACCAAGTTCTTCGCCGTCGGTGAAAATAAGGCGGATGTTGTGGAATAAAGGTTGCGCAAGTCTCGCAAGTTTTATTGCCCACTCCAACAGACAGAAAACTGCCGCCGAATTATCATTTGCCCCGGGGCTACCCGGAAATCTGTCATAATGAGCAATTACCGTTTTTATACGAAACATTGAGTTATACTGAGTCTGGGGAAATTTTACATAGATATGATTTTTTCCTTCCATCTGTAAAACAGGAGCTTCAAGTCCTGCCCTATTCAGATAATTCTGAATAAAAGCAGCCCTGTCGCAATCAGCTGCAATAAAATCATTAAACTCAGAAGGAATTGTATACATATTTGTATTTTACCCTTTATTTGGCTTTTTTGTCAGATACATAACATAAGTATCATTAAAAACAATTTTGTTTCCATGTGCTAATACTGCCTTGTGCAAACCTTCAAAAAACTTTGTCTTGTAAGGTTCTGCAATTACCATGTGGTCGCAGTGGGTACCGCTAAAGGCAACGTATTCGTCGGCAGTCATTTCACGTTTGCCGTAAAAGTCGCGTTCTTCAAAATCTACATAGCCGTAGTTTGTGGCATTCTGGTAATGAAAGCCCCTTTGCTGATAGGGAGTTTCCGGTTTAAAGTATGCATCATAGATTTTCTGGATATCATCATGAAGAGACGGATTTGTACTCTTATATTCAGACTTTGTAAGCAGCATTGCAAGGGTGCCGCCGGGAGCAAGCAGCTCATAAGTTTTTGAAAAGGCAATGTCTTCGGGAATCCACTGAATTGTTGCGGCAGAATAAATGAGGTCAAACTTTTTCCCTTCAAAATCATGCGTAATAAAATCATCATTTACAATATGAAAATTAGGTCGGTTACCGAATTTTTCCTTCATCTTTGCATAAAGATGTTCTCCCAACTCAATTGCATTGTAGTCGCAGCCAGTGTCCAAAATCGGCTCTGTTGCCTGCCCGGTACCAGGTCCTATTTCCAGCACTTTTTTCCCAGGCCCAATTTTTGTAAAATCAATCAGACTGTCAAAAAGCTCCTTACTGTAGCGTGGTCTGAACTTATCAAACTGCTCCGGGATTGTGTCAAAAATTTTCCTGAATTCCATTTTTTAATTCTCCTTTTATCTTTCATTTACTATAACAAAAAGGTGCTGTTATTTCGAGGGCTTATCTAAACACTTAGTCTCCAGCTATTTCACCAGTGAACTTTCCACTGCTCACGCAGAACTTCCAGTGATTCCGGGTGAGCGGAAATTATTTTTTTTGAGGCTTTCCTTTTTCTTTTTCCCTTAATTGGGCCAGCTTCTTTTCAAAAAGCTCTTCATCAACAGGAAGTTCTGCCCAGTCATCTGTCCAGGTGGAAAGATAAGCTGCATTAGAAATTGAAAGTGAATTTAAGCCTTCTTCCCCTTGGGCAATCAGCTCTGAACCAGTAAGAATTGACTTTGCGAAAGCTTCCAGAACTTCCGGGTGCCCTTCCGGTGCCGGCTCAGAAAATTCTTCATAAGTAGATTCAGGACAAATAAAACCTTCCTTTGCGGTAAAACAGAATTCTCTTTCGGCCTCATCAAGCTTCCACCATTTAAGTTTTCCATCTTCTATTATAATCTTGCCTCTGTCACCTGAAATCTCAAGACGGTTTGTACCAGGTGCTTCACCAGTTGTTGTAATAAAACTTGCTCTAGCTCCGTTTTCGTATTCAGCAAAAATTGTAACATCATCTTCAACATCAATTTTATGGTATTTTCCAAAATCACAGAAAGCCCTGACCCTTTTTGGCATTCCAAAAATCCACTGCCAGAGATCAAGATTGTGAGGTGCCTGATTCAAAAGTACACCTCCACCCTCTCCATCCCAAGTCGCCCGCCAGCTGCCAGAATCATAATAAGCCTGAGTACGATACCAGTTTGTAATAATCCATACCAGGCGTTTCGGCTTTCCTAACTGCCCGCTTTGTACTATTTCCCTGGCCCTTGCATAAAGAGGATTTGTTCTTTGATTAAACATAATTCCAAATTTAACACCGGTCTTTACTGCGGCTTCATTCATTTCCCGAACCTGACGGGCATAAACACCTGCAGGTTTTTCTGTAAGAACATTGACTTTATGTTCAAAGGCCTTAATTGCCATAAGAGGATGCAGATAATGCGGAACTGCAATCAAAACTGAATCTACAAGCCCGCTTTCAAGCATTTTGTCTGCATCTGTAAAGGCTGCAACTTCTCCAAGATTTTCAAGGCGTTGTGGATTTATATCACAAACTGCAGTAACTTCAACGCTCGGACATTTTCCAGCTTCCACATTTCTAAAATGCCCGCTTCCCATATTACCCATTCCGATAATTCCTAGTTTGATTTTTTCCATTTTCATCCTCCTATATTAATTTCTTCAATGCATTAACTGCAGCATCAAAAGCAGCTCGTGATGAAGGATAGCTGTATTCCTGCATTTGTGTTTTTTGTCCGCTCTCCAGATTTTCGAAACCAGAAAAAACTTTTAGATGAGGTTCTATTGTTAAAACTTGTCCCTTGTAATGATTTATAATATATGGAAGATTTCCTTCTCCCTTACCTGCCGGAACAACCGAACCATCAGCCTTTGCATCTTTTATATGCATGTATTCAACATAAGGAGCAAGAAGTCCCCAGGCTTCCTTTGTATCTTGCCCGCATTGAATAAAATTTGCGGGGTCAAAAATCGCTTTTAGTTCAGGAAGTGCCTTATGAATCTCCAGACAGCGAGAAGCGATATCTCCATAAATTCCTTTTTCATTTTCATGACAAAGCATTATTCCGCTGCCCCTTGCCGCATTCAGAAAGGCCTGCAGATTTTGAATTACCTTGTCAAAATATTTTTGAGGCTCTTCTGTAGTTCCGTAAAAACTAAAAAGACGGAGCTTTTTAGCACCAAGAATTTTTCCAATTTCCAGAATATGCTTAAACTTATCAAGATGAGAAGCAAAATCATCATTTATATCTATTTTTCCAAAGGGCGAGCCCAGCGACCAGACTCCAAGTCCGGCATCATCAAGCTTTATGCGAACTTCATTTGCCTTATCCTTTGAAATATCTGCGATATTCTGACCATCCACTCCCCGAATCTCCAGAAGCGAAACAGAATTTTCTTTCATCGCCAATATCTGACCGTCAATACTTGAATCTGCTTCATCTGCAAATGCAGCAAGTTTAAATTTCATATACAGCTCCTTTTCCTTGCGATATAATTATCCTAACACGACTTATTTTGCATTAACATTGCTAATAAAAGCGTTTTATATTGTATTTTCAAGCATATTGAATTATTCTGATTTTATGCTGAACGAATATGACAATCATAACATTTATATCCGCCATGCCATTGATGAAAAGCCAAGGCTTGTAAATGATGACATGCACATTCACAGCCGCTGCGAGATTTACTTTTTTATTTCCGGCAGGGTTGATTATCTGGTAGAAGGTTCTCGTTATCCGCTAAAGCCAGATTCTCTTTTAATTATGCGTCCATCTGAACTTCACATTGCAAGAATTGTAAAAGAAGAATGCTATGAACGTTTTGCAATCAACTTTCCCCTGGATTTTATGAAAGAAGCAGATCCAGACATGCATTTAGCCAGAGCTTTTCTGGATCGTGAACTTGGAAAAGATAATCTTTTTACAGAAGAGCAGCTGGATGTAAAGCTTGTCCGAACTCTTTTTACTAATATGGTGAATGCAAAAAATGATTACGATCGCTATCTTGCCTTAAAAACAAACCTTCCTCTTCTTTTATATATGATAAATCAGGCATTTGTAGACAGAAAACAATCAGAAAAAAATTCACCAGGCTTTGCAGAAAAAGTTGTACCTTACATCAATCAGCATCTTTTTGAAGAAATAACAATTCCTGATCTTTCGGAGCATTTTAATTACAGTACTTCTCAATTCACCCGACTTTTCAAAAAAAATGTAGGCTCAGCTCCCTGGGACTATATTTTAAGAAAACGCCTGACAGCTGCAAGAAGTCTTTTGCATAAAGGTATTTCAACTCAGCAGGCAAGTGAGGAATGTGGCTTTTCAGATTATTCATCCTTCTACCGCTCTTATGTAAAATATTTTAATGAAGCTCCCGGGAAAAGCCGGAATAAAAAATAAAAGTAGCAAAGTGGAAAACTATTCCCTATTCCCTAAGGCCTTAATTTTCGCTAAAATACTTCAATATAATTAAAATCACAAATATGAGGTTATAATATGTCAACACCATTGGAAAACTATCTTGCTGCCACAAACGGTAAGCCAAATGCCGCTATGTGTGCCTATGTTGCAAATCTTCAGCAGGTTGCTGCAGTTGGTCCAGATATCGCTGCAAGCATTGTAAACGAACTTGAAAATCAGAGAAGCCACCTTAAACTGGTTGCCAGCGAAAACTACTGCTCTCTCAACGTTCAGGCTGCTATGGGCAACCTTCTTACTGATAAGTACGCTGAGGGTTATCCTGAGCACCGCTACTACGGCGGCTGTGTAAATATTGACGCTGTTGAAAATGTTGCCGCTCACGAAGCAG
The Treponema bryantii DNA segment above includes these coding regions:
- a CDS encoding condensation domain-containing protein, whose product is MKDIEKKFKGDQRFKAYVKLILENPDTTEYNLPIVFSCEGLDVDRLELAINKIVQRHANLRSSFVIENDILFQIVHKYTPITITRLREPFCSNFAIPFDLSKGPSFRISVFENTVYADFSHFFVDGVSLGIFFHELNEFYKGNEIKSKGEDVENLIVSDEVYKINGEFYKQFFPKNLKKTFLKYDFNDKSIPEFGPCVTEYRYIDSDFMKKIKETSRLACVTPFNFTTAAFHILISMITKDSTVYSNTNVCSRNSKNFRAIGLFTTAVYLRYTINPEKTVREFLAEIFLYHKEVLKHQNVNMRKLIPELGIDYKEVSEFSFVYQNEMISNIKLDDKVCKITPISYTDSQKNIFLSFFARKDTSAIQLCYRTDCYKKETILRFIDDYIKVLKIMINNPDILISDIFKLMNY
- a CDS encoding M28 family peptidase, which produces MYTIPSEFNDFIAADCDRAAFIQNYLNRAGLEAPVLQMEGKNHIYVKFPQTQYNSMFRIKTVIAHYDRFPGSPGANDNSAAVFCLLEWAIKLARLAQPLFHNIRLIFTDGEELGAAGGVAEQGAFPLAQVFRRLGITNDDIFVFDCMGRGDVPILTQTILPPKISASFVKDFSALEQRAATLLQTSANGRWFCLPCNYSDNASFIANGIPAVAITMLPSLEVTAATQGQQPQTWQLLHTPGDNLASLTPKSFEIFHNILNNLAALKTLC
- a CDS encoding Gfo/Idh/MocA family oxidoreductase, coding for MEKIKLGIIGMGNMGSGHFRNVEAGKCPSVEVTAVCDINPQRLENLGEVAAFTDADKMLESGLVDSVLIAVPHYLHPLMAIKAFEHKVNVLTEKPAGVYARQVREMNEAAVKTGVKFGIMFNQRTNPLYARAREIVQSGQLGKPKRLVWIITNWYRTQAYYDSGSWRATWDGEGGGVLLNQAPHNLDLWQWIFGMPKRVRAFCDFGKYHKIDVEDDVTIFAEYENGARASFITTTGEAPGTNRLEISGDRGKIIIEDGKLKWWKLDEAEREFCFTAKEGFICPESTYEEFSEPAPEGHPEVLEAFAKSILTGSELIAQGEEGLNSLSISNAAYLSTWTDDWAELPVDEELFEKKLAQLREKEKGKPQKK
- a CDS encoding TIGR01212 family radical SAM protein (This family includes YhcC from E. coli K-12, an uncharacterized radical SAM protein.); amino-acid sequence: MQTLSDFYQSVFGCKTYKISLDAGCTCPNRDGTKGTGGCIFCSQAGSGDFVASRKLSIPDQIEQGKKLVESKLRGRSGERRGKFIVYFQSFTSTYGDPVELLEKYREALSCEGVVGLAVATRPDCLSPAILQGLAEISRTHFVQIELGLQTSNEKTGRLINRCYTNEDYIEAVYRIRETAPQIHIVTHLIFGLTNESEEDMLNSVRFVVRHASKVFETDEKNRVIPFGIKITSLYILKNTHLAAMYERNEYQPVSKEVYFSLLKKALPLLPENCIIHRLTGDPPKSLLIAPSWTTDKKRILNELHKLLNV
- a CDS encoding class I SAM-dependent methyltransferase; translation: MEFRKIFDTIPEQFDKFRPRYSKELFDSLIDFTKIGPGKKVLEIGPGTGQATEPILDTGCDYNAIELGEHLYAKMKEKFGNRPNFHIVNDDFITHDFEGKKFDLIYSAATIQWIPEDIAFSKTYELLAPGGTLAMLLTKSEYKSTNPSLHDDIQKIYDAYFKPETPYQQRGFHYQNATNYGYVDFEERDFYGKREMTADEYVAFSGTHCDHMVIAEPYKTKFFEGLHKAVLAHGNKIVFNDTYVMYLTKKPNKG
- a CDS encoding AraC family transcriptional regulator; its protein translation is MLNEYDNHNIYIRHAIDEKPRLVNDDMHIHSRCEIYFFISGRVDYLVEGSRYPLKPDSLLIMRPSELHIARIVKEECYERFAINFPLDFMKEADPDMHLARAFLDRELGKDNLFTEEQLDVKLVRTLFTNMVNAKNDYDRYLALKTNLPLLLYMINQAFVDRKQSEKNSPGFAEKVVPYINQHLFEEITIPDLSEHFNYSTSQFTRLFKKNVGSAPWDYILRKRLTAARSLLHKGISTQQASEECGFSDYSSFYRSYVKYFNEAPGKSRNKK
- a CDS encoding LytTR family DNA-binding domain-containing protein, whose amino-acid sequence is MKITIQTDASVQETTLNITCREITPELERLIEALRVTDKKLSVKVNGEIHLIDLKAILYVETVERCTFIYTEDGVFETALRLYELEAMLAEHNFFRINKSTLLNLNKIESLKSDIDRKIRVRLKNGYQLIISRAYSEEFKSKIGVR
- a CDS encoding sugar phosphate isomerase/epimerase family protein codes for the protein MKFKLAAFADEADSSIDGQILAMKENSVSLLEIRGVDGQNIADISKDKANEVRIKLDDAGLGVWSLGSPFGKIDINDDFASHLDKFKHILEIGKILGAKKLRLFSFYGTTEEPQKYFDKVIQNLQAFLNAARGSGIMLCHENEKGIYGDIASRCLEIHKALPELKAIFDPANFIQCGQDTKEAWGLLAPYVEYMHIKDAKADGSVVPAGKGEGNLPYIINHYKGQVLTIEPHLKVFSGFENLESGQKTQMQEYSYPSSRAAFDAAVNALKKLI
- a CDS encoding toprim domain-containing protein, with the translated sequence MSEKKTGLSARIAAMQAAEEAAAKKTSTAKKSTTVKTTAKTTSKTVAKPAATKTNAAKAPAKTSASKTAAAKPTAAKATAVKSTVTKTAAKTASTSEKATVKKTPSKTTAAVKTSTAAQAPAKTTAAKPKAASTKTSKTPASPAVYDENSIQHLEGLEHIRLRPGMYIGSLGDGSNENDGIYILLKEGIDNSVDEFSQGFGKKIDIEIKEGRVKIRDYGRGIPLGKLEDCVSNVNTGAKYNNNVFKQAIGMNGVGIKATNALSSYFRAASIRDGKMAVVEFAKGEKISGKTGAAKPGVPNGTYLEFEPDTELFGKYNFNMEYVEKRLWNYAYLNPGLMLKCNGQEYISQNGIQDLLVHEMDGEGKALYKIFSYKGENLEFVLTHTNSLDKFVYSFVNGQSTEDGGTHVTSFLDGVTKGVNSFFKKEYDEKDVCGGLICALKIGLDNPMFTSQTKNKLGNVEIRAPIIKEVQAAVDDWLRHNPDVAGALEDKIIKNQKARNEINSVTEKQIREAEKSVMLKIQKLKDCRYHLQDGEKGANSMIFITEGDSATGSMVGSRDVSYQAIFSLRGKPENMYGRKKSALFENEELKNLTFSLGVQKDIEGLRYDKIIIATDADNDGFHIRNLVMTYLLLFFEELVLTGHVYILETPLFRVRNKTKTVYCYSEESRDKELAKMGKSAEVTRFKGLGEINPSEFGQFIFPRKEGESEDKGMHLTQVTIQSLKNVPQVLKFYMGNNTPERRDFIVHNLAKEIDA